The following coding sequences are from one Lolium rigidum isolate FL_2022 chromosome 6, APGP_CSIRO_Lrig_0.1, whole genome shotgun sequence window:
- the LOC124661212 gene encoding GDT1-like protein 4, with the protein MFVHTAREANDGAAWAEKDAELGLFDAFFASLSMILVSEIGDETFIIAALMAMRHPKSIVLSGALSALVVMTVLSTGLGRIVPNLISRKHTNSAATVLYMFFGLRLLYIAWRSDSTASQEIEEVQEKLEAGQGKSTFRRIFSRFCTPIFLESFVLTFLAEWGDRSQIATIALATHKNAVGVAVGATLGHTICTSFAVVGGSMLASRISQGTVATIGGLLFLGFSVSSYFYPPL; encoded by the exons ATGTTCGTGCACACGGCGCGGGAGGCCAACGACGGCGCGGCGTGGGCGGAGAAGGACGCGGAGCTGGGCCTCTTCGACGCCTTCTTCGCCAGCCTCTCCATGATTCTCGTCAGCGAG ATTGGGGACGAGACGTTCATCATCGCGGCCCTCATGGCCATGCGCCACCCCAAGTCCATCGTGCTCTCCGGCGCCCTCTCCGCGCTGGTAGTCATGACG GTGCTGTCGACGGGGCTTGGCAGGATCGTCCCCAACTTGATATCCAGGAAGCACACCAACAGCGCAGCAACTG TCCTCTATATGTTCTTTGGGCTACGGTTGCTTTACATTGCTTGGAGGTCAGATTCAACGGCATCACAAGAAATAGAAGAA GTACAGGAAAAGCTGGAAGCGGGTCAAGGGAAATCCACATTTAGACGCATCTTTTCAAGATTCTGTACTCCTATTTTCCTGGAG TCATTTGTGTTGACCTTCCTGGCTGAGTGGGGCGATCGGAGTCAGATAGCCACAATAGCG CTGGCTACGCACAAGAATGCTGTAGGTGTGGCCGTAGGAGCAACGTTGGGGCACACCATCTGCACATCATTCGCAGTGGTGGGCGGCAGCATGCTGGCGTCGAGGATATCTCAGGGCACAGTAGCCACCATTGGAGGCCTTCTCTTCTTAGGCTTCTCAGTATCATCATACTTCTACCCACCATTGTAA
- the LOC124658878 gene encoding uncharacterized protein LOC124658878: MRPQRGVGGGGGRREPGLMTRAVDKVFRFVRLAEFEILFVLFFLIAFILFKDLMSRPDYNQIFVKKPDLDDRWP; encoded by the exons ATGCGGCCGCAAcggggcgtgggcggcggcggcggccggagggagCCCGGGCTGATGACGAGGGCCGTGGACAAGGTCTTCCGCTTCGTCCGCCTCGCCGAATTCGAGATCCTcttcgtcctcttcttcctcatcgccttcATCCTCTTCAAGGATCTC ATGTCACGACCAGACTACAACCAGATCTTTGTCAAGAAGCCTGATCTAGATGACCGCTGGCCTTAG